The following DNA comes from Marichromatium purpuratum 984.
GTCACCGCCAGCGGCAAGTTCATCCCCTATGACGATGCTGCCACCGATGGCTCGGAGGCCGCCGCCGCCGTCTCGCTCTATCCGGTCGATGCCACCGACGCCGATGTCGACGTGACCGCCATCGTGCGCAGCGCCGTGCTCGTTCGCGACGCGCTCAACTGGCACGCCGATGTCGATGCCACGGCGATGGCCGCTGCCGTGACCGCGCTCGCCGCCGCCAACGGCCCCATCCTCGTTCGGAGTTGATGCCGATGGATCTCTATCGCGACTACTTCACCCGCGAGCAACTGCTGCTCTCGCTCGCGCAGGCTCAATACATCCCCGGCCAGCTCGCCGAGCACTTCGAGACGCTCGAGGACGTCTACTCGACCTCGATCCCCATCGAGGAGCTGGCGAAGGACGCGGTCTCGCCCTCCGACCCCGTGCCTCGTGGCGCGCCCTCCGATCCCATGGCGCTGGGCAAGGCGCGAGTCGTGCCCTTCGAGACCAAGACCTACTCGCGCGAGATCCCGGTGCTCGCCGACAGCGTGCTCAACGCGCGCCGTCCCGGCTCGATGGGGGCCGAGGTGATGGCGCATCGGCGCGACCGCGCAGCGGAGAAGCTCCGCAACTGGGCCGACATCCAGCACGAGTGGCTGCGCGTGAGCTGCGTCAACGCGCCGAGCAACGCCTTCGGCACCGCGCCGGGCGATGCCGTGGTGGCCTTCGGCGCCAACGACAGCGCTATCCGCTCGGCACTGCACACCTCGGTCGTGCAGCCGCTGGAGGCGGCGCTCGACGGGCTCACCTATACCGGCATCGATGCCTATTGCTCGGATGCGTTCTGGCTCGGGCTGATCGAGTCCAAGACCATCAAGGAGACCTATCTCGGCTACGCCGCCGCCGCGGAGCTGCGCGGTCAGACGGCCAACAGCTTCGTCTACGGCGACATCGCCTGGCACCGCTACCGCCCGCAGGGTGGCATCAAGATCGCCGACGGGCGCTGCAAGATCGTGCCGCGCGGCGTGCCCGGGCTGTTGGTGCAGGCCTTCGCGCCGGACGACACCAATGAGTCGGTCGGCGAGGGGCTGGCCAGCGAGCCCTACTACCTGCGCGCCTTCCCGATCCCGGACGACAAGGGCTGGCGGCTCAAGATGCAGACCCATCCGGTGATGGTGTGCACGCGCCCGGAGGCGATCCAG
Coding sequences within:
- a CDS encoding head decoration protein, translated to MIFNEPSRPLECVLYEMPAGYSRETVTIPAGTGVVEANTVLGRVTASGKFIPYDDAATDGSEAAAAVSLYPVDATDADVDVTAIVRSAVLVRDALNWHADVDATAMAAAVTALAAANGPILVRS
- a CDS encoding major capsid protein, coding for MDLYRDYFTREQLLLSLAQAQYIPGQLAEHFETLEDVYSTSIPIEELAKDAVSPSDPVPRGAPSDPMALGKARVVPFETKTYSREIPVLADSVLNARRPGSMGAEVMAHRRDRAAEKLRNWADIQHEWLRVSCVNAPSNAFGTAPGDAVVAFGANDSAIRSALHTSVVQPLEAALDGLTYTGIDAYCSDAFWLGLIESKTIKETYLGYAAAAELRGQTANSFVYGDIAWHRYRPQGGIKIADGRCKIVPRGVPGLLVQAFAPDDTNESVGEGLASEPYYLRAFPIPDDKGWRLKMQTHPVMVCTRPEAIQTLKLTA